In the genome of Dysgonomonadaceae bacterium zrk40, the window TGGCGCGGCGACGCTGGAAGGCTTCGATTTCGCCGAAGGCCTGGCCGATCGTTTCCGGGTCTATTGCCCGAGCCATCCCGGCATGGGCTATTCGGGCGATGCGCCGCATATTTCAGGGTCGATGGATATCATCATCCATTATCTGAACCTGCTCGACGCGATGGCGCTTCCGGAAAAGCCGCACCTGATCGGCTTTTCGATGGGCGGCTGGCTTGCCACCGAACTGGCGGCCGTTGCCGGCGACCGGTTCGACCGCGTCGTGCTGCTCGCGCCGGCCGGCCTCAATGATCCCGACCATCCTGCGACCGATCTCGGATCGATCGCGCCGCAGGATCTTCCCGGCTTTCTGGCGCATGACGCTTCGGTCGCGCTTCGGTACTTCCCCGATGGCTCCGATCCCGCTTTCGCCGAGAAATTCGGCGCCGATCGCGCCCGCGAGGGTGAGACGGTCGGGCGGATCTGCGCGCCCTTCGGCATGGGTCACCCCAATCTGCGCCGCATGCTCGCCCGGATATCCAATCCGGCGCTGGTGGTCTGGGGCGACAAGGACAGGCTTCTGCCGGCGAGCCAGCTGCCCTTGTGGGTGGAGCAATTGCCGAACGGCCAGGCGCTGTTGATCGAAGGGGCCGGCCACCTGCTCCTGCAGGAGCAGCCCGATAGCGTGACAAAGATCGGCGACTTTCTCGCCGGACCAACATTGTAGGAGGAGATGACATGAACAAACATGTGAAGCCCGGATACTGGGGCGACAGCGTCGATTATCGCGACATCCTGAAAAAGATCGCGGATATCGGCCCGACGCTCGAAGCCAATGCGCCGGCGGACGAGGAAGCGGGCGAACTGACGAAGGAAAGCTTCGAGGCGCTGAAGCCGCTGCGTTTCTCGCATCTGATGGCCACGGAAGAGCTCGGCGGCGCGCAGATGCGCCCGACCGAGGTTCTGCAACTGATCGAGGCGGTGACCTGGTGGTCGGGCTCGGCCGGCTGGGTGTCGATGGTGCATTGCTGCATCGGCGCGATGTCGGCGGCGTTCCTGCCCGACAGCGCGGTCGAACGGCTGTTCGAACCCGGCAGCGACAATCGCTTCTCGGGCCAGGGCGCGCCGCTTGGCATGCTCAAGAAGGTCGATGGAGGCTACACGCTGACCGGCAAGTGGAGCTACGGATCGGGCTTCAGCCATGCAACCTGGTCGCATTCGGCCTGCTTCATCGATGACGGCAACGGAAAGCCGGCCAAGGATGCCGACGGCAATGTCATGGTCATGTGCGCCCATGCGCCGATCGGCGAGCATGAACAGCTTGGCAACTGGGATGTGCTCGGCCTCAAGGGTACCGGGTCGATCGATTACTCCGCCAAGGATGTGTTCATTCCGGAGGATCTGGTGTTTCCGATCCTGTCGGCGCCGCCGCAGCGTCTGAAGGAATTGTTCAGCCTCGGCATTGTCGGTCTTGCATCGATCGGTCACACCGGCTGGGCCATGGGCACGGGCCGGCGCATGCTGGACGAGATCGCCAAATTCGCCCGCAGCAAGTCCGGCCGGGCCGGCATGCTCGGGGAAAGCGAGAAGTTCTGGTACGATTATGGCCGCGCGGAAGCCAATTATCGCGCCGCGCGCGCCTTCGTCATGGAAGTCTGGGGCGATATCGAGGCCAGCGCCGAGGCGGGCAAGATGATGACAACCCGCCAGATCAGCCTCGTTCATCTGGCCAAGGCCCAGATCCACGAGGTCGGCGTCGATGTCTGCAATTTCGCCTATCGCGCATCCGGCGGGGCTGGGCTCAGGGCCGGCGTGATCCAGCGCACCCTTCGCGACATGATGGTGGCGGCGAACCACTTCACCATCGCGCCGTCGCTTGTGACGTCTGCCGGCCGCGACATCGGCGGGCTTTGGTCCGATCGGACCTGGCAGTTCTACGATCTGATCGAGAAGTAATAACCGAAGGGGGCGCAGAATATTGCGCCCCCTACCGAACAGACTGCCGGAGTAATGCCTGATGCCTGAACACCATACCGTCGCCGAAGCCTTTCGCGAGGCTTTCCGTTGCCATCCAGCGGGCGTTGCGGTGATCACCGCCGATCCCGGCGATCAGCCGGTGGCGATGACCGTATCCTCGCTGATTTCCGTCAGCGGGTCGCCGCCGACCATCGCCTTTTCGCTTTCGGCGCGCTCGCGCTCCACGGCAACGGTGCTGCAGGCGGAAACCGTGGTTATCCATATGCTGCGCTATCCAGATCTGGAACTGGCGCGGCTGGGGGCCACGCCCGGCGCCGACCGCTTCGGTCCGGGCATCGCCTGGACGCGGCTTCCGACCGGCGAGCCGCGCTACACCAATGTGTCGACATGGTTCAGGGCGCGCATCAGCGGCACGCTGGCGGTCGAAGGGGCAACGCTGGTGGCCGCCGAATTGCTCGAAGGGGCGACCGCCGATCTTGCCGCGCCCGAACGGGAATCGCTGGTCTATCTGGATCGCCGCTGGCACCGGCTGCGCGAGGACAGCAGCGGCGTGGCGAGCCTCGCTTTGCTGGACGAGGAATACCGCGACGTCTTCCGCTGAAGCACGCGGCGATGCCGCCGGAATATAGCGCGACAGTGGATCGGGCTGTCGGAGGCGCGGTTTATAACCCGAAGCGATATTTTTGCGCAACTATCCGATCATGCCGCCGGAAAGACAGGTCTAAGGTAGCGCAAGGAGGAAGCCAGCCCGGGCAACTGCAGCAGAAGCGCAAAGACGAGGCTGGTGAATGGAGGGGAAGAGGATCATGGCAATCCTTTCCGTAAAGGGTATGTCCAAAAGCTTCGGCGCGCTGAAGGTCGCCGACGACGTCAGTTTCGAGCTTGCCGAAGGCGAGGCGCTGGGCATCATCGGCCCGAATGGCGCGGGGAAGTCCACGCTTTTCAACCTCATCACCGGCAATCTACGGCCGGACGGCGGGCAGGTAATGTTGGGCGACCGCGATGTCACCCGGGAGAGCCCGATGCAGCGCTGCATCAGCGGAATCGGCCGGTCGTTCCAGATCCCGCAGCCTTTCGACCATCTGTCGGTCTATGAGAACCTGCTCGTGGCCGCGCGCTTCGGCGGAGCCGTGGGCGCATCCGAGGCGCCGGGATTGTGCATGTCGATTCTGGCGCGGACGGGGCTGGAGCAACTGGCCCTCCACAAGGCCGGCGTCCTGCCGCTGCTGAGCCGCAAGCGGCTGGAACTGGCGCGCGCGCTCGCCACAAGGCCGCGCGTTATCCTGCTTGACGAGATCGCCGGCGGGCTGACCGATGGGGAGTGCGCGGAGCTCGTAACCACGATCCGCGCAATCCACGCCGAGGGCACCGCCATTCTCTGGATCGAGCATGTCCTGCATGCATTGAACGCGGTGGTGTCGCGGCTGATGGTCCTGAACTTCGGTCGCATGCTGATGATCGGCGATCCGGAAGAGGTGATGGCCGCGCCCGAGGTGCGCGAAGTCTATCTGGGGATCGAGGCATGAGCGCGCTTCTGGACATTCGCGATCTGACCGCCCATTACGGCGACTTCCAGGCCCTGTTCGGCATTGACCTGACGCTGAATGAGGGCGAGACGCTGGCGATCATCGGGGCAAATGGCGCCGGCAAGACCACGCTGATGCGCGCCATCACCGGCATCGCCCGGGTAACGGCGGGCACGGCCGCCCTGAACGGCAAGCGCATCGACCGGCTCACCGCGCCCGATATTCTGCGCGCCGGCATCAGCATGGTGCCGGAGGGGCGGCGACTTTTCCCCAGCCTCACCGTCGAGGAAAACCTGCTGATCGGCGCCCATGTCCGCAAGGGCAATGCCTTCTGGAACCTGTCGCGCATTTTCGAGCTCTTCCCGGTTCTGGCTGAGCGCCGCGGCCAGCCCGCCACCGCGTTATCCGGCGGCCAGCAGCAAATGGTCGCGATCGGACGGGCGCTGATGTCGAACCCGTCCGTGCTCCTGTGCGACGAACTGAGCCTTGGTCTTGCGCCCGTTGTCATCCGCGAGATCTACGCCGCCTTCCCGACGATCCGCGAGAGCGGAACCGCGATCATCGTGGTCGAGCAGGACATCGGCCAGGCGCTAAAGATCGCCGATGGCGTCCATTGCATGATGGAAGGCCGCATCACGCTGTCGGGCCCCCCTTGCGAACTGTCGCGCGATGCCATCCACGACGCCTATTTCGGGATCAGTCACGCATGATTTGGCTTGAAACACTCATTCAGGGCTTGCTGCTCGGCGGATTGTACGCCCTGTTCGCTGCGGGGCTCAGCCTCGTCTTCGGCATTATGCGCCTGGTCAATCTGGCCCATGGCGACCTGATCGTCCTGGCGGCCTATCTTATCCTCGGCATCGGCACGGCCATGGGGCTGAACCCGTTCATCGCCGCGCTGATTGCCATGCCCATCATGTTCGCCCTCGGCTATGTGCTGCAGACCGTGCTTTTGAACCGCGTGCTGGGCGAGGACATCCTGCCGCCGCTGCTGGTCACCTTCGGGCTGTCCGTCGTCATCCAGAACGCGTTGCTGCAGCAGTTTACCGCCGACAGCCGCAAATTGCCGGTCGGTCCCATCGAGGCGCAATCGCTGTCTTTCGGGTCGGTCAATGTCGGCATCATGCCGCTGATCACTTTCGCCTCGGCCATACTGGTGATCCTCTGCCTGAACCGGATCTTCTATCGGACGGCGCTTGGCAGGGCGTTCCGGGCCACGTCCGATGATCCGGTGACGGTTCAGCTTATGGGAATCCGGCCAAGCCGCATTTTCGCGGTGGCGACGGGCATTGCCATGGTCGTCGCCACCATCGCCGCGCTGTATCTGGGCGCGCGCGCCAATTTCGATCCGTCCATCGGTCCCGCCCGCCTTCTCTATGCCTTCGAGGCGGTTATCATCGGCGGGCTCGGGAGCCTGTGGGGCACGCTGATCGGCGGGCTGGTCATCGGCGTCGCGCAGGCCTTCGGCGCGGCGCTCAACCCGCAATGGCAGATCCTGGCGGGCCATGTCGCCTTTGTTGTCGTGCTGCTGTTGCGGCCGCGCGGGCTGTTTCCGCGCGCCTATGATTGAGGACCGGCCATGAGAAAATCCCTGGAACTCCTCTTCGTTGCCATCCTCGTCGCCATCATGGCGATCATCCCGCTGTTCGGCCTGCGCGCGCTGGTGCAGGACCTGTTCATGGTGTTGTGCCTGCTGGTTCTGGCATTGAACTGGAACATGCTTGCCGGCTTTGCCGGCCTCGTCTCCGTCGGCCAGCAGCTTTTCGTCGGCGTCGGCGCCTATTCGATGTTCGCAGCCGTTATCCTGTGGGGTATTGATCCCCTGACCGGCGCGGTGATCGGCGGCTTGGTCGCCATGGCGCTGTCGGTCCCGGTCGCCTTCTTCACGTTTCGTCTGAACGGCGCCTATTTCGCCATCGCGACATGGGCGGTTGCCGAAATCGGCCGGCTTTCCATCGGCCAGTGGCGCGCGCTTGGCGGCGGCACGGGCACCGCTCTGCCGCGTGGAGCCGCGCGCGATATGCCCGGCGTTCAGCTCCTGCGCGACGTTCTCGACATTTCGGGTGCGGCGGCCGTCGATGTACTGACCTACTGGCTGGCGCTGGGGCTGGTCGTGGTGATGCTGGTCGCCAGCTGGCTGTTCCTGCGCTCGCGCATGGGGCTCGGCCTGCAGGCCATGCGCGACAATCCCGTCGCGGCCCGATCCGTCGGCGTCGATGCCGTGCGCCTCAAGGCGCTGGTCTTCCTGTTGACCGCGTTTGGCACCGGACTTTGCGGCGCGCTGATCTTCATACAGACCGGACGCATTGCGCCCGACGCCGCGTTTTCGGTGATCGACTGGACGGCCTTCGTCATTTTCATTGTCGTCATCGGCGGTATCGGCACCTTGCCAGGCCCGATCGTCGGCGTGTTGGTCTTTTACGGCCTGCAGCGGCTGCTTTCCGACTACGGCACGGTCTATCTGATCGTTCTGGGCGTGATCGGCATCGTGATCATGCTGTTCGAAAAGAGGGGATTGTGGGGCGGCCTGATTCAGCGGACCGGTTTCGACCTGCTGTCGCTTGAACACATCCCGCCTGGACCCGGTCCCGATAAACGCACAACAACCTGATGCGCCCGAGGAGGAGCAACGCATGAGCTATTTCAACGAAACGACGTCAGCCGACACGGTCAACGCCCGCATGGGGCCTGAAACCGATCCGCGTCTTGCCGAAGTCATGACATGTCTCGTTCGCCACATTCATGACTTTGCCAAGGAAATCCAGCTGACGCAGGACGAGTGGGAGTATGCGATCGCCTTTCTGACCAAAACCGGCCAGATGTGCTCGCAGGAGCGGCAGGAATTCATTCTGCTGTCGGACGTTCTGGGCGTTTCCATGCTGGTCGACGCGATCAACAACCGGCGTCCCGAAGGCGCGACCGAGAACACCGTTTTCGGGCCGTTCCATGTCGACGGGGCGCCGATCCGGCAGATGGGCGACAATATCTCCCTGGATGGCAAGGGCGAAAGCTGCCTGTTCGAGGGCCGGGTGCTGGACCGCGACGGCAATCCGATCGAAGGCGCGACGGTGGACGTCTGGTCGGACAATGCCGAGGGCTATTATGACGTTCAGCAGCCGGGCATCCAGCCGAAATGGAACAATCGCGGACGGTTCATCACCGGGGCGGACGGCCGCTACAGCTTCGTCGGCATCAAGCCGGTCAGCTACCCGATCCCCGATGACGGGCCGGTGGGACAGATGCTCGGCCATCTCGGCCGCCACCCCTACCGCCCCGCGCATATGCACTATCTCGTCACCGCGCCGGGCTATCAGAAACTGGTGACACACACCTTTGTCGGCGGTGACGAATATCTGGAATCCGACGCGGTGTTCGGCGTCAAGAAATCGCTGATTGCGCCGTATGAGAGGGTTGAGGGCAGCACCACGCAATGGCGCTCTCCGTTCGACTTCGTCCTCGTATCATTGTGAGGTCTGAATGCCCAATGTCAAAATATTCGTCGACGAGGCGCTCTACAACGCGGCACAGGAGAAGCTGGTCGCGCTATTGCCTGATCTGCGGATAGCGCTGTGTTCACTGCTCTCGGTCGACAATGCCGCCTGTCATCTGGCCATGCTTCCGGTTCTCGGCCTGTCCGATCAGCCGCAGGTTAGCGTCGAGCTCAATCTGTTGGCGCGGCCGGACCGGACCCGGGAGAAGATCGCCGAAATTGCCGGAGAGCTTCGCAAAAAGGTCGGCAATGCGACCGGCCAGCCTGTGGCGGTACGCATCTCCATGCTGGATCCGGAGACCTATGTCGCGCTGAAATGACCTTTGCGCTTCAGCGCCGCCGGTGGGTCACCTGTTCTTCATGATCCATACTGGCCTGCAGGCGCTGGGCCTCGATATGCAGGAATTCGATGAACTGCCGGGCTGCGGGCGGTCTCTGTCTTTCGATCATGGTCAGAACGCCGAGCTGGCGGTCGGGATGGTCGATTTTCAACGGCAGCACGGCCAGAGGGATGGTGCGGCGGTTTTGGAAAACCACGGAATAGGGCAGGATGGTCAGGGAGTCCGAACCCATCAGCAGCGACTGGATCGAGGCGAGCGTTCCGCCGGAGAAATTGATCATGAAATCCTTTTGCCCGATCGATTTCAGCGCCCGTTCGAGATCGCGGTAAAGCGGGCTGTTGGCGGGCGGCGCGATCCATGGATAGCGGGCGACGGCATCGAGCGTGATGCCCTTGACCCGCGTCAGGGGATGGTCCGCGCGGCAGGCGACCACGTTCCTGCCCGAAAGCAGAGGCAAAAAGTCCATATCCACAGGCACCTGCCGCGGATGAAGCGGCAGAATGGCGATATCGAGACCGCCATTGCGCAATCCTACGGAAAGGCTGTCCAGATAACCGTAGGACTGGTCGATATACACATCCGAATGACGCGACTGAAATTCGGCGATCATGACCGCCACGACGCCGTCGGTGAAGATCGGCGATCCGCCGACGCGCAGCCTGCCGGCGAGCCCCTGGCGGAAGCGCCGGACCAGAAGGCTGGCTTCCTGGTTGGCGCTGCGGATGCGGCTGCCCAGCCGCGCGAGACTGGCGCCCAGTTCGGTGGCGCGCAATGGCCTGCGCCCGGGCTCGAACAGCGGCATTCCGATCCTCTTCTCGAGCAGGGCCATGCTGCGCGAGACCGAAGGCTGCGACTTGCCGAGCTCATCCGCGCCTTCGGTCAAGCCGCCCTTTTCGACGATCGCCGCCAAGATCTCGAGATGCTCGCTGTCTATTTTCATAACCAAAAGCAATATAATATTCCGATCATCCGATCAATATCTCCGTTTGATTACGCTATTGTGATTTCCAGTCTTCACAGGAGGGAGGGGCCTTTGTCTTTTTTTCGCGAGCAATTCACCGCGCGCAGCGCGGCCGTACGCGTTCGTTTCGGCGCCGGCGTGCGCAAATGCCTCGCCGAGGAACTGGAGACGCTGGGCGCGCGCCGCGCATTGATCCTGACGACGCCCCAGCAAGCGGACCTTGCCGATGCCTTTGCCGAATACTGCGGAGCGCGCGCCGCCGGCGCTTATACCAATGCGACGATGCACACGCCGGTCGACGTCTCGGATGAGGCGGCCAGCCGCGCTGCGGAACTGGGCGCGGATATGCTCGTCTCCGTCGGCGGCGGCTCGACGATCGGGCTCGGCAAGGCGATCGCTCTCAGAACCGGCCTGCCCCAGGTCGTCGTGCCGACCACCTATGCCGGATCGGAGGCGACGCCTATTCTCGGCCAGACCGAAAATGGCATGAAGACCACCCAGACCAATGCGAAGGTGCAGCCCGGCACCATTCTCTACGACGCGGAACTGGTCACGACCCTGCCGGTCGAGATGACGGTCACCTCCGCGCTCAACGCAATGGCGCACGCTGCCGAAGGGCTCTACGCCCGTGACCGCTCCCCCCTTTCCTCGCTGATGGCCGTCGAGGGATTGCGCGCTTTCCGCGACAGTCTGCCGAACGTTCTGGCCGCGCCGACAGATGTGGCTTCGCGCGGGGAAACCCTCTACGGGGCATGGCTTTGCGGCACGGTGCTGGGACAGGTGGGCATGGCGCTGCATCACAAGCTCTGCCACACGCTGGGCGGAAGCTTCAACCTGCCCCATGCGGAGACCCATGCGATCATCCTGCCGCATGCACTTGCCTACAATGCCGCTGCGGTTCCGGAACTGCTGGCGCCGGCGGCAGAGCTTTTCGGCGACGACAATCCGGGCAGGGGACTTTATCGCTTTGCCAGGGAGATCGGCGCCCCTCTGGCCCTGCGCGATCTGGGGATGAGCGAGGCCGATCTGGACAAGGCGGCGGAACTGGCTGTCGCCAATGCCTACTGGAACCCGCGCCCGATCGAACGGGATGCAATCCGGGCGCTGCTTCAGGCGGCCTGGAGCGGGGATATGCCGGCCTTTTGATATTTCGGCGGCAATGTCCGCCTTGTTCTGTTCTTGGGAGGAGACCTTATGCCAGACATCACGACCGATGTATTGATCATTGGCACCGGCCCTGCGGGCTCGGCCACCGCCGCCTTGCTTTCGACCTACGGCATCGAAAACATGGCGGTGAACCGCTATCGCTGGCTTGCCAACACGCCGCGCGCGCACATCACCAACCAGCGCGCCATGGAGGTGCTACGCGACCTCGGTCGCGAGGTCGAGGACGAAGCCTATCTGTTCGCCACCCACCAGGCCTTGATGGGTGAGAATATCTTCTGCGAAAGCCTTGCCGGCGAGGAAATCGGCCGGATGAAGGCCTGGGGCAATCACCCGCTCTCCAAGGCCGAGCATCTCATGTCTTCGCCCACGAAGATGAACGACCTGCCGCAGACCTTCATGGAACCGCTGCTGTTCAAGACCGCATGCGCGCGCGGAACCCAGGCGCGGATGTCGACGGAATACCTGCGCCACCAGCAGGACGCCGACGGCGTTACCACGACCTGTCTGGACCGGCTGACGCAAAAGGAATTCACCATCCGGTCGAAATATCTGATCGGCGCGGATGGCGGCAAGTCCCTGGTCGCGGAGCATGAAAACCTGCCCTTCGAGGGCAGGATGGGCGTCGGCGGCTCGATGAACATCCTGTTCAAGGCCGATCTGACGAAATATGTCGCCCATCGCCCGTCCGTGCTTTACTGGGTGATGCAGCCGGGCGCCGATGTCGGCGGCATCGGCATGGGTCTGGTCCGCATGGTGCGGCCATGGAACGAATGGCTGATCGTCTGGGGTTACGACATCAACGGTCCCGAGCCCGAGGTTACGCCGGAGTTCGCCACCGGCGTCGCGCGGCAGCTGATCGGCGACCCGGATCTTGAGATCGAGCTCCTTTCGGCCAACACGTGGACGGTGAACAACTTCTACGCCACGAAAACGGCGAGCGGGCGCGTGTTCTGCATGGGCGACGCAATCCACCGCCACCCGCCCTCAAACGGACTTGGGTCCAACACCTCGATCCAGGATGCCTTCAACCTCGCCTGGAAACTGGCGATGGTTCTGAAGGGACAGGCGGGCGAGCATCTGCTCGACAGCTACGACGCCGAGCGTGCGCCCGTGGCAAAGCAGATCGTGACGCGGGCGAACCAGTCGATCGCCGAAACCGGTCCGATCTTTGCAGCCCTCGGCATGGCCGAAGGGGTGGACCCCGAGCAGATGCAGAAGAACCTCGAGGCGCGCACCGACGGCACTCCCGAGGCCGAGGCGCAGCGCGAGGCGATCCGCAAGGCCATTGCGTTCAAGAAATACGAGTTCGACGCCCACGGGGTCGAGATGAACCAGCGCTACAGTTCTGATGCCGTGGTAACGGATGGACAGATCGAGCCGGCTTTCCAGCTGGATGCCGATCTTCATTACCAGCCGACAACCTGGCCGGGCGCGCGCCTGCCGCATGTGTGGCTGTACCGCCATGACAACGGAGCCGAGGTCTCGACGCTGGATCTGTGCGGCCATGGCAGGTTTACCCTTTTGACCGGACTGGGCGGCGAGGCCTGGGTCGAGGCGGCGGCCCGGGTGGCGGATACGCTTGGCATTGAGATCGTCACGCATGTGATCGGGCCGCGACGGGAATATGTCGACCACAGCGGCGAGTGGGCGAGACTGGCGGAGATTTGCGACAGCGGATGCCTTCTGGTCCGGCCGGACCACCATGTCTGCTGGCGCGCGACATCGTGCGCCGATGATCCGGAAGCCGAACTGCAGCGCGCGCTGAAACACATTCTGGCCCGGTAGGACATCAGGAAACCGGCGGGCGGCGCGCGACGCGTCGCCCGGTCTCGAATGCAAGACGGCCCGAAACCGGACCGGCGAAACTTCATAACAGAAAGTCATGCAAGCCGCCCAACATCGCATAATCAGCGCTTCCGCCATGCGCTAGTATGATGCGCGAGGAGCATTCGGTTATTGGCGCAATAGCCGATGACGCGCGGGAATCGAACATGCTGCACCTGAAGAGGCGACGGCTCGGATTTTTCGCGTGGGCATTCGGGAGCGGAGCGCTGTTGCAAGCGGATGAGGAGTTTCGGCGGCACTGCGTTTTCAGGCCGATAACGTCTTCGCCGGACCACCCATGTTCATGCGCGGGTGTCGCCGGAAGGGGCGCGCACAGGGGCATGGTCATGCGCTTCGTGCGGGTCGAACAGTTGTTTTTTATGGGAGGATCATATCGTGGCGCAAATCAGCGGCTATCATCATCTGACGCTTTCGACGGATGGTGCGCAGGAGGATTTCGATTTTTACACCAAGACGCTGGGGCTTCATTCGGTCAAGCGCACGGTGCTGTTTGACGGCGTGATTCCGGTTTATCACCTCTATTACGGCTCGCCCGACGGCGATGCCTCGACCATCATCACGACTTTCCCGTTCCGCAAGCCGGGCGTCTATGGCCGCCGCGGCACCAACCAGTCGCGCACCATCATGCAGGCTATCCCGAAGGGCGCCGCGAATTTCTGGGTGGACCGGCTGAACGAGCGCGGCATCAAAGCCGAGAAGATCACCCGTTTCGGCGCCGACCGCGTCGTCTTCGCCCATCCCTGCGGCATTCCGCATGAACTGGTGGAGAGCGACAGCGACGACCGCACGCCGATCGCCAACGAGGCGCAGGGCGTGAGCGCCGAGCACGGCATCAAGGGCATTTACGGCGCCCTGATCGCCTGCTTCGACCGCAGTTCGATGGATGATTTCATGACCGTCGCCCTGCCTTTGACCAAAGAAGCGGACACGGATGAAGGCACGGTCTACCGCGTGCCCGATGCGAATGGCATCATCCAGCGCGTCGAGGTCATCACCGATCGGGAAAGTCCGCAGGGCACCTGGACGCTGTCGGGCGGCACGATCCATCATCTGGCGCTGAACACCGGCGATGAGGAAAACCAGCTGAAATTGCGCGCCCATATCGAGGGTCTCGGCTTCACCGACATCTCCGAGCAGAAGGACCGCAACTACTTCAAGTCCTGCTATGTCCGTTCGCCCGGCGGGGCGCTGTTCGAACTGGCCTGGACGACGCCGCAGGGCTGGGCCCGCGACGAACCTCCCGGCCAGATCGGCAAGACGCTTGTGTTCCCGCCATGGTTCAAGGACCGCGAGGATGAGCTGCGCGCCGGGCTTGAAGAGGCCGAGTTCGTTTGATGGCTTCGGGTGCGCTTCATCTGCCGGCGGAAAAACAGGCCAGGGCGATCTGTGTGTTTGTGCATGGCCGGGGGCAATCGCCCGAGGAAATGCAGGCACATGTCCTGGACCGCCTTGAAGCGCCGGAGGTCGCCTTCGTGCTGCCGCGGGCCGAAGCAGGCTCGTGGTATGAAGCGAGGGCGATCGATCCCCTGACAGACGGGACGCGGTCTGCGCTTGCGGCCGCTCTGGAGCAGCTTGCCGCCGATGTGGCGGGCGCGCGCGCTGCGTTCGGCGCGCTGCCCTTGCTGCTCGCC includes:
- a CDS encoding ABC transporter ATP-binding protein gives rise to the protein MSALLDIRDLTAHYGDFQALFGIDLTLNEGETLAIIGANGAGKTTLMRAITGIARVTAGTAALNGKRIDRLTAPDILRAGISMVPEGRRLFPSLTVEENLLIGAHVRKGNAFWNLSRIFELFPVLAERRGQPATALSGGQQQMVAIGRALMSNPSVLLCDELSLGLAPVVIREIYAAFPTIRESGTAIIVVEQDIGQALKIADGVHCMMEGRITLSGPPCELSRDAIHDAYFGISHA
- a CDS encoding branched-chain amino acid ABC transporter permease, with product MIWLETLIQGLLLGGLYALFAAGLSLVFGIMRLVNLAHGDLIVLAAYLILGIGTAMGLNPFIAALIAMPIMFALGYVLQTVLLNRVLGEDILPPLLVTFGLSVVIQNALLQQFTADSRKLPVGPIEAQSLSFGSVNVGIMPLITFASAILVILCLNRIFYRTALGRAFRATSDDPVTVQLMGIRPSRIFAVATGIAMVVATIAALYLGARANFDPSIGPARLLYAFEAVIIGGLGSLWGTLIGGLVIGVAQAFGAALNPQWQILAGHVAFVVVLLLRPRGLFPRAYD
- a CDS encoding branched-chain amino acid ABC transporter permease → MRKSLELLFVAILVAIMAIIPLFGLRALVQDLFMVLCLLVLALNWNMLAGFAGLVSVGQQLFVGVGAYSMFAAVILWGIDPLTGAVIGGLVAMALSVPVAFFTFRLNGAYFAIATWAVAEIGRLSIGQWRALGGGTGTALPRGAARDMPGVQLLRDVLDISGAAAVDVLTYWLALGLVVVMLVASWLFLRSRMGLGLQAMRDNPVAARSVGVDAVRLKALVFLLTAFGTGLCGALIFIQTGRIAPDAAFSVIDWTAFVIFIVVIGGIGTLPGPIVGVLVFYGLQRLLSDYGTVYLIVLGVIGIVIMLFEKRGLWGGLIQRTGFDLLSLEHIPPGPGPDKRTTT
- a CDS encoding flavin reductase → MPEHHTVAEAFREAFRCHPAGVAVITADPGDQPVAMTVSSLISVSGSPPTIAFSLSARSRSTATVLQAETVVIHMLRYPDLELARLGATPGADRFGPGIAWTRLPTGEPRYTNVSTWFRARISGTLAVEGATLVAAELLEGATADLAAPERESLVYLDRRWHRLREDSSGVASLALLDEEYRDVFR
- a CDS encoding intradiol ring-cleavage dioxygenase, with translation MSYFNETTSADTVNARMGPETDPRLAEVMTCLVRHIHDFAKEIQLTQDEWEYAIAFLTKTGQMCSQERQEFILLSDVLGVSMLVDAINNRRPEGATENTVFGPFHVDGAPIRQMGDNISLDGKGESCLFEGRVLDRDGNPIEGATVDVWSDNAEGYYDVQQPGIQPKWNNRGRFITGADGRYSFVGIKPVSYPIPDDGPVGQMLGHLGRHPYRPAHMHYLVTAPGYQKLVTHTFVGGDEYLESDAVFGVKKSLIAPYERVEGSTTQWRSPFDFVLVSL
- a CDS encoding maleylacetate reductase; this translates as MSFFREQFTARSAAVRVRFGAGVRKCLAEELETLGARRALILTTPQQADLADAFAEYCGARAAGAYTNATMHTPVDVSDEAASRAAELGADMLVSVGGGSTIGLGKAIALRTGLPQVVVPTTYAGSEATPILGQTENGMKTTQTNAKVQPGTILYDAELVTTLPVEMTVTSALNAMAHAAEGLYARDRSPLSSLMAVEGLRAFRDSLPNVLAAPTDVASRGETLYGAWLCGTVLGQVGMALHHKLCHTLGGSFNLPHAETHAIILPHALAYNAAAVPELLAPAAELFGDDNPGRGLYRFAREIGAPLALRDLGMSEADLDKAAELAVANAYWNPRPIERDAIRALLQAAWSGDMPAF
- a CDS encoding LysR family transcriptional regulator, which produces MKIDSEHLEILAAIVEKGGLTEGADELGKSQPSVSRSMALLEKRIGMPLFEPGRRPLRATELGASLARLGSRIRSANQEASLLVRRFRQGLAGRLRVGGSPIFTDGVVAVMIAEFQSRHSDVYIDQSYGYLDSLSVGLRNGGLDIAILPLHPRQVPVDMDFLPLLSGRNVVACRADHPLTRVKGITLDAVARYPWIAPPANSPLYRDLERALKSIGQKDFMINFSGGTLASIQSLLMGSDSLTILPYSVVFQNRRTIPLAVLPLKIDHPDRQLGVLTMIERQRPPAARQFIEFLHIEAQRLQASMDHEEQVTHRRR
- a CDS encoding ABC transporter ATP-binding protein, producing MAILSVKGMSKSFGALKVADDVSFELAEGEALGIIGPNGAGKSTLFNLITGNLRPDGGQVMLGDRDVTRESPMQRCISGIGRSFQIPQPFDHLSVYENLLVAARFGGAVGASEAPGLCMSILARTGLEQLALHKAGVLPLLSRKRLELARALATRPRVILLDEIAGGLTDGECAELVTTIRAIHAEGTAILWIEHVLHALNAVVSRLMVLNFGRMLMIGDPEEVMAAPEVREVYLGIEA
- a CDS encoding alpha/beta hydrolase translates to MTVQFETSEYEIGGVHTVVKAIGKGKPVLFLHGAATLEGFDFAEGLADRFRVYCPSHPGMGYSGDAPHISGSMDIIIHYLNLLDAMALPEKPHLIGFSMGGWLATELAAVAGDRFDRVVLLAPAGLNDPDHPATDLGSIAPQDLPGFLAHDASVALRYFPDGSDPAFAEKFGADRAREGETVGRICAPFGMGHPNLRRMLARISNPALVVWGDKDRLLPASQLPLWVEQLPNGQALLIEGAGHLLLQEQPDSVTKIGDFLAGPTL